From the Nocardiopsis changdeensis genome, one window contains:
- a CDS encoding inositol-3-phosphate synthase, which yields MGSVRVAVVGVGNCAASLVQGVHYYKDADPGSRVPGLMHVQFGPYHVRDIEFVAAFDVDAKKVGHDLADAIVASENNTVKICDVPPTGVTVMRGPTYDGLGKYYREMIQESPEDAVDVVAALKHSKADVLVSYLPVGSEEADKFYAQCAIDAGVAFVNALPVFIASDPEWAAKFAEAGVPIIGDDIKSQVGATITHRVLSKLFEDRGVIVDRTYQLNFGGNMDFKNMLERERLESKKISKTQSVTSQIPHELNAGAVHIGPSDHVPWLDDRKWAYVRLEGRAFGDVPLNLEYKLEVWDSPNSAGIIIDAVRAAKIAKDRGIGGPIDAPSSYFMKSPPVQYSDSEAHDAVERFIAGE from the coding sequence ATGGGTTCGGTACGTGTAGCCGTCGTGGGCGTCGGCAATTGCGCGGCGTCGCTCGTCCAGGGCGTGCACTACTACAAGGACGCCGACCCCGGCTCTCGGGTACCTGGCCTGATGCACGTCCAGTTCGGCCCGTACCACGTGCGCGACATCGAGTTCGTCGCCGCCTTCGACGTGGACGCCAAGAAGGTCGGCCACGACCTGGCCGACGCCATCGTCGCCAGCGAGAACAACACGGTCAAGATCTGCGACGTGCCGCCCACCGGCGTCACCGTCATGCGCGGCCCCACCTACGACGGGCTGGGCAAGTACTACCGCGAGATGATCCAGGAGTCCCCTGAGGACGCCGTCGACGTCGTCGCCGCCCTCAAGCACAGCAAGGCCGACGTCCTCGTCTCCTACCTCCCCGTGGGGTCGGAGGAGGCCGACAAGTTCTACGCCCAGTGCGCGATCGACGCCGGCGTGGCCTTCGTCAACGCCCTGCCCGTGTTCATCGCCTCCGACCCCGAGTGGGCGGCCAAGTTCGCCGAGGCCGGGGTGCCGATCATCGGCGACGACATCAAGTCGCAGGTGGGCGCCACCATCACCCACCGGGTGCTGTCCAAGCTGTTCGAGGACCGCGGCGTCATCGTCGACCGCACCTACCAGCTGAACTTCGGCGGCAACATGGACTTCAAGAACATGCTCGAGCGCGAGCGCCTGGAGTCCAAGAAGATCTCCAAGACCCAGTCGGTCACCTCCCAGATCCCGCACGAGCTCAACGCGGGCGCCGTGCACATCGGCCCCTCGGACCACGTGCCGTGGCTGGACGACCGCAAGTGGGCGTACGTGCGCCTGGAGGGCCGCGCCTTCGGCGACGTGCCGCTGAACCTGGAGTACAAGCTGGAGGTCTGGGACTCCCCCAACTCCGCCGGGATCATCATCGACGCGGTGCGCGCGGCCAAGATCGCCAAGGACCGCGGCATCGGCGGCCCGATCGACGCCCCCTCCTCCTACTTCATGAAGTCGCCGCCCGTGCAGTACAGCGACTCCGAGGCGCACGACGCGGTCGAGCGCTTCATCGCGGGCGAGTAG
- a CDS encoding MFS transporter — protein sequence MSFFGDLRTVLRGSRFRRLFGTRLVSQFSDGVYQAGLAGFVFFNPEQHTGAAAVAAAFAVLLLPFSVVAPFAGVLIDRWPRRQVLLLSALAKAALAVVSAVVVAGGESPAFFVAALLVLSVNRFFLSGLSAGLPYVVPREQLMMANAVTPTCGTVASSLGTGVGLGLGVLGGTGSAGAAAILVAAAAGFAAAGLVSLSLGRRELGPHLEREPEEVRAAVGSVVCGMVAGVRHIWSRPPARDALGTIGLHRVLFGISSLMTLLLYNNTFTGGGVAGLAGFSVSAGVLAVGFFLGAVATPWAAERMSPGAWIGLQLLVAAVVLAVFALPFSSALFPVAAFVLGFVSQGVKVTVDTQVQRYVDDAFRGRVFSVYDVLFNATFVLGAGLAAALVPPSGLGTAVVVGMVAVYLAAGLAWVLRERRAAAPEPAS from the coding sequence GTGTCCTTCTTCGGCGATCTGCGCACCGTGCTGCGGGGCTCCCGGTTCCGACGGCTCTTCGGCACGCGACTGGTCTCGCAGTTCTCCGACGGGGTCTACCAGGCGGGCCTGGCCGGCTTCGTCTTCTTCAACCCCGAGCAGCACACGGGGGCGGCCGCCGTGGCGGCGGCCTTCGCGGTGCTGCTCCTGCCGTTCTCGGTGGTGGCGCCGTTCGCCGGGGTGCTCATCGACCGGTGGCCCAGGCGCCAGGTCCTGCTGCTGTCCGCCCTGGCCAAGGCCGCGCTGGCGGTGGTCAGCGCGGTGGTCGTGGCCGGGGGCGAGAGCCCGGCCTTCTTCGTCGCGGCGCTGCTGGTGCTGAGCGTCAACCGCTTCTTCCTGTCCGGGCTGTCCGCGGGCCTGCCGTACGTGGTGCCGCGCGAGCAGCTCATGATGGCCAACGCCGTCACCCCCACCTGCGGGACCGTGGCCAGTTCGCTGGGCACCGGGGTCGGGCTGGGCCTGGGGGTGCTGGGCGGCACCGGCTCGGCGGGGGCCGCCGCGATCCTGGTGGCGGCCGCGGCGGGGTTCGCCGCCGCCGGGCTGGTCTCCCTGTCCCTGGGCCGCCGGGAGCTGGGCCCGCACCTGGAGCGCGAGCCCGAGGAGGTGCGCGCCGCGGTGGGGAGCGTGGTGTGCGGGATGGTCGCCGGGGTGCGGCACATCTGGTCGCGGCCGCCCGCCCGGGACGCGCTGGGCACCATCGGTCTGCACCGGGTGCTGTTCGGGATCTCCTCGCTGATGACGCTGCTGCTGTACAACAACACGTTCACCGGCGGCGGGGTGGCGGGCCTGGCCGGGTTCTCGGTGTCCGCCGGGGTGCTGGCGGTCGGGTTCTTCCTGGGCGCGGTGGCCACGCCGTGGGCGGCGGAGCGGATGTCGCCGGGGGCGTGGATCGGGCTCCAGCTGCTGGTGGCGGCGGTGGTGCTGGCGGTGTTCGCGCTGCCGTTCTCGTCCGCGCTGTTCCCGGTGGCGGCGTTCGTGCTGGGATTCGTGTCCCAGGGCGTGAAGGTCACCGTCGACACGCAGGTACAGCGATATGTCGACGACGCCTTCCGCGGGCGCGTGTTCTCCGTGTACGACGTGCTGTTCAACGCGACGTTCGTCCTGGGCGCGGGGCTGGCCGCCGCCCTGGTGCCGCCCTCGGGCCTGGGGACCGCGGTGGTGGTCGGCATGGTCGCCGTCTACCTGGCCGCCGGGCTGGCCTGGGTGCTCCGGGAGCGCCGGGCCGCCGCCCCCGAGCCCGCCTCCTAG
- a CDS encoding GNAT family N-acetyltransferase — MSLTTWYLETTDPGGLRPARDPGGDVRFDRVGIPSPAFNRFLYERVGGDWQWTDRLPWTDRQWRLWVDRPGLETWVLYLDGAPAGYTELEAQPDGAVEVVYFGLLPGFLGRGLGGHMLTLALRRAWDLADRLPGREPTRRVWLHTCSLDGEHALANYRSRGLSVYRTTREQVDTSTKGRRPAVP; from the coding sequence ATGAGCCTGACCACCTGGTACCTGGAGACGACCGACCCCGGCGGGCTGCGCCCCGCGCGCGACCCCGGCGGCGACGTTCGGTTCGACCGGGTCGGGATCCCCAGCCCCGCGTTCAACCGCTTCCTGTACGAGCGGGTCGGCGGCGACTGGCAGTGGACCGACCGCCTGCCCTGGACCGACCGGCAGTGGCGACTCTGGGTGGACCGCCCCGGCCTGGAGACCTGGGTGCTCTACCTCGACGGCGCCCCCGCCGGGTACACGGAGCTGGAGGCCCAGCCCGACGGCGCGGTCGAGGTCGTGTACTTCGGCCTGCTGCCCGGGTTCCTCGGCCGCGGCCTGGGCGGCCACATGCTCACGCTCGCCCTGCGCCGCGCCTGGGACCTGGCCGACCGGCTGCCCGGCCGCGAGCCCACCCGCCGGGTGTGGCTGCACACCTGCTCTCTGGACGGCGAGCACGCGCTCGCCAACTACCGCTCCCGCGGGCTGTCCGTCTACAGGACGACACGGGAACAGGTCGACACGTCGACCAAGGGACGCCGCCCCGCGGTCCCCTAG
- a CDS encoding Lrp/AsnC family transcriptional regulator, whose protein sequence is MTDVSLDETDLRLLAALQADGRAGYAELARAVSMSASAVAERVRRLEAAGVVSGYSAVVDPERLGFAVTAFIRLAYPNGNYRPFHDLLATTPEILEAHHITGEDCFLLKTVARSMRHLEEVVARVAVMGSVTTNVVYSSPLRGRPATDALGVTPVIAGAQDRA, encoded by the coding sequence ATGACCGACGTATCACTGGACGAGACCGACCTGCGCCTGCTCGCCGCCCTCCAGGCCGACGGCCGGGCCGGGTACGCCGAGCTGGCCCGGGCGGTGTCCATGTCCGCCAGCGCCGTCGCCGAGCGGGTGCGCCGACTGGAGGCCGCCGGGGTGGTCTCCGGCTACTCCGCGGTCGTCGACCCCGAACGGCTGGGGTTCGCGGTGACCGCCTTCATCCGGCTGGCCTACCCCAACGGCAACTACCGGCCCTTCCACGACCTGCTGGCCACCACCCCCGAGATCCTGGAGGCCCACCACATCACCGGGGAGGACTGCTTCCTGCTCAAGACCGTGGCCCGGTCGATGCGCCACCTGGAGGAGGTCGTCGCCCGCGTCGCGGTGATGGGGTCGGTCACCACCAACGTCGTCTACTCCAGCCCGCTCAGGGGCCGGCCGGCCACGGACGCCCTGGGGGTGACGCCCGTCATTGCGGGGGCGCAGGACCGGGCCTGA
- a CDS encoding rhodanese-like domain-containing protein, producing the protein MTTSRFADPELAVAHFSARLGLYTDVSDVRAALASGEPGFTLVDTRARVAWDQGHVPGAVHLPRTEIAARAAALVDPDLPVVVYCWGPGCDGAAKGALEFARLGRRVKEMVGGIEYWIREGFEVETASGVERSPVDPLTAPVHSPVCAC; encoded by the coding sequence ATGACGACTTCACGCTTCGCCGACCCCGAACTGGCCGTGGCCCACTTCTCCGCCCGCCTGGGCCTGTACACCGACGTGTCCGACGTACGGGCGGCGCTGGCCTCGGGCGAGCCCGGCTTCACCCTCGTCGACACCCGCGCCCGCGTCGCCTGGGACCAGGGGCACGTCCCGGGCGCGGTGCACCTGCCCCGCACGGAGATCGCCGCGCGGGCAGCGGCGCTGGTCGACCCGGACCTGCCGGTGGTCGTGTACTGCTGGGGGCCGGGCTGCGACGGCGCCGCCAAGGGCGCGCTGGAGTTCGCCCGCCTGGGCCGCCGGGTCAAGGAGATGGTGGGCGGCATCGAGTACTGGATCCGCGAGGGGTTCGAGGTCGAGACCGCGTCCGGTGTCGAGCGCTCCCCGGTCGACCCGCTCACCGCCCCGGTCCACTCCCCCGTCTGCGCCTGCTGA
- a CDS encoding class I SAM-dependent methyltransferase, with amino-acid sequence MNGALGIGAPSSAFGRRGVAKRIGAVSRHLPVRGDRLLDVGCGDGTYTVELAEGYVRVDAIDLEPQRLDMFAERIAGSPLEDRIGVHKMSADSLAFDPNTFDRVTAFEVVEHIEDLEGALTEIHRVLKPGGAFSLTTPNRWFPFETHGVLWGGHRRSALTAPFLPWVRPLHERMSDARAFTTQEMGRLLRGAGLRVRAIDYLMPPFDRRPRPLQSVSDGLEGTPLRVFGMAMAVTAVKPGR; translated from the coding sequence ATGAACGGTGCTCTGGGGATCGGAGCCCCCTCCAGCGCCTTCGGCCGGCGCGGAGTGGCCAAGCGGATCGGGGCCGTCTCGCGGCACCTGCCCGTCCGCGGGGACCGGCTGCTCGACGTGGGCTGCGGTGACGGGACCTACACCGTCGAACTGGCCGAGGGGTACGTGCGGGTCGACGCGATCGACCTGGAGCCGCAGCGGCTGGACATGTTCGCCGAGCGGATCGCCGGGAGCCCGCTGGAGGACCGGATCGGCGTCCACAAGATGTCGGCGGACTCGCTGGCGTTCGACCCCAACACCTTCGACCGCGTCACCGCGTTCGAGGTGGTCGAGCACATCGAGGACCTGGAGGGGGCGCTGACGGAGATCCACCGGGTCCTCAAGCCGGGCGGGGCGTTCTCGCTCACCACCCCCAACCGGTGGTTCCCCTTCGAGACCCACGGGGTGCTGTGGGGCGGGCACCGCCGGTCGGCGCTGACCGCGCCGTTCCTGCCCTGGGTGCGCCCGCTGCACGAGCGGATGTCCGACGCGCGCGCGTTCACCACCCAGGAGATGGGGCGGCTGCTGCGCGGCGCCGGCCTGCGGGTGCGGGCGATCGACTACCTGATGCCGCCCTTCGACCGCCGCCCGCGCCCCCTCCAGTCCGTCTCGGACGGGCTGGAGGGAACGCCGCTGCGCGTGTTCGGGATGGCCATGGCCGTCACCGCGGTCAAACCCGGCCGCTGA
- a CDS encoding CCA tRNA nucleotidyltransferase, with amino-acid sequence MPNTESSSENDAMPTAAGAPTPAQLSAIAALVESARPVSDELGGRFAEHGRELALVGGPVRDALLGRPSHDIDLTTDAVPQRVLELVDGWADSVWTVGIDFGTVGVRKKNLQLEITTYRSESYSPKSRKPDVAYGTDIEGDLLRRDFTVNAMAVRLPAGEFVDPFGGLADLRAGVLRTPGKPEDSFSDDPLRIMRAVRFAAQLGFDLAPEVADAARDMAERLTIVSAERVRDELTKLMLSPDPRRGLGLMVDLGIAPYVLPELPKLRLEIDEHHRHKDVYEHSLTVLDQAIELEHARGHEPDLVLRLAALLHDIGKPKTRAFEGAGRVTFHHHEVVGASMSRKRLTALRFPKDVVSDVSSLVALHLRFHGYGKGEWTDSAVRRYARDAGPLLERLHILTRADCTTRNRRKAAALARSYDDIERRIAALAEQEELDRIRPDLDGNEIQEILGLKPGPEIGKAYRYLLELRLENGPMEKEAATEALRAWAAEHLSS; translated from the coding sequence GTGCCGAACACAGAGTCTTCGAGTGAGAACGACGCCATGCCGACCGCGGCGGGTGCGCCGACCCCTGCGCAGCTGTCCGCCATAGCCGCGCTGGTCGAGTCGGCCCGGCCCGTCTCCGACGAACTCGGCGGGCGGTTCGCCGAGCACGGGCGGGAGCTGGCCCTGGTCGGCGGCCCGGTCCGGGACGCGCTCCTCGGCAGACCCTCCCATGACATCGACCTCACCACCGACGCGGTGCCCCAGCGGGTGCTGGAGCTGGTCGACGGCTGGGCCGACTCCGTGTGGACCGTCGGCATCGACTTCGGCACCGTCGGCGTGCGCAAGAAGAACCTCCAGCTGGAGATCACCACCTACCGCAGCGAGTCGTACTCCCCCAAGTCCCGCAAGCCCGACGTGGCCTACGGCACGGACATCGAGGGCGACCTGCTGCGCCGCGACTTCACGGTCAACGCCATGGCGGTGCGCCTGCCCGCCGGGGAGTTCGTCGACCCCTTCGGCGGCCTCGCCGACCTGCGGGCCGGGGTGCTGCGCACCCCGGGCAAGCCGGAGGACTCCTTCAGCGACGACCCGCTGCGCATCATGCGCGCGGTGCGGTTCGCCGCCCAGCTCGGCTTCGACCTCGCCCCGGAGGTCGCCGACGCGGCCCGGGACATGGCCGAGCGGCTGACCATCGTCTCCGCCGAGCGCGTCCGCGACGAGCTGACCAAGCTGATGCTCAGCCCGGACCCGCGCCGGGGCCTGGGGCTGATGGTCGACCTGGGCATCGCGCCCTACGTACTGCCCGAGCTGCCCAAGCTGCGGCTGGAGATCGACGAGCACCACCGGCACAAGGACGTCTACGAGCACTCGCTCACCGTGCTGGACCAGGCCATCGAGCTGGAGCACGCCCGCGGGCACGAGCCCGACCTGGTGCTGCGCCTTGCGGCGCTGCTGCACGACATCGGCAAGCCCAAGACGCGGGCCTTCGAGGGGGCCGGCCGGGTGACCTTCCACCACCACGAGGTGGTGGGGGCGTCCATGAGCCGCAAGCGCCTCACCGCGCTGCGCTTCCCCAAGGACGTCGTGTCCGACGTGTCGTCCCTGGTCGCCCTGCACCTGCGCTTCCACGGGTACGGCAAGGGCGAGTGGACCGACTCCGCGGTGCGCCGCTACGCCCGCGACGCCGGGCCGCTGCTGGAGCGGCTGCACATCCTCACCCGGGCCGACTGCACCACCCGCAACCGGCGCAAGGCGGCGGCGCTGGCCCGCTCCTACGACGACATCGAGCGGCGCATCGCCGCCCTCGCCGAACAGGAGGAACTGGACCGCATCCGGCCCGACCTGGACGGCAACGAGATCCAGGAGATCCTCGGCCTCAAGCCGGGGCCGGAGATCGGCAAGGCCTACCGCTACCTCCTGGAACTGCGCCTGGAGAACGGCCCGATGGAGAAGGAGGCCGCGACCGAGGCGCTGCGCGCCTGGGCCGCCGAGCACCTGTCGTCCTGA
- a CDS encoding DUF6049 family protein: MRRITSVPVVMALATALLPFPAMSAQASAPAEPADDTEPLVVERITPDALDEDATLRVSGEVVNTTSDSLHDVTVRMRYSSHPFADREAMDAFGPDGDWRPDAPGPDDEITAELPPGTSQTYTLSVPAEDLNLGSYGVYPLVIEAVDGDGTVIGTQYTFLPYVGDGEDVPSVDIAWVWPLMAPPQRADDDTFLGDGLAATVTENGRLGRLLAAGAQAPLSFEPGDEDLVELLGLDPDTPTPETPPEATAEETAETVPEASASEEDEAGTGENEEEPEEAEAEEPAPTRTEGVPVTWAVDPGTLDDILRLAAEEHEVVTDPLAVPAESGPARETAQANVAAQVWLREARAALALDTVVATPYASPDLAALLRNEMDGDAEASVGIGREAVETALGLSADERFALPAGGLMDGAVRELLAGQGATRFLLSEDAMPPQSWLQTTPTAQAPLSGGGDSDEEPFALVADEGITDVLSMPTDTPGGTALALQRFAAETAMIAGENAGGDRVVVASPEPGWDPSREFADGVLAASDDLPWLSPERLEDVELPASGEREDTRAPLDYPDSAAEAELGSTYLGLVEDVSRDVRMFNSVLVEDSDPFRPALIRLESVYWREEEALAGATRGLVMDEVDDGLSAVRIIPGEDVTLASRTGITGILVANDLEDEAVYVHLSVYSENAERLSIGEYNTHFEIDPGAKTTVYVPLSARINGRTVVHASLHNSAGEPINSQDVQLPVNATGLGTQALLISGVGALILVAALAPRALRKWVARRSRAAAEEEDAGGPADAEDTEDTGRSEGTGGSEGPEGPEAPQGSEAPAGPGDAGTDGPGAPSQNDGEPDDTTTAAGDAPSPRGEGA, from the coding sequence TTGCGTCGAATCACCTCCGTGCCGGTGGTCATGGCCCTGGCCACCGCGCTGCTTCCGTTCCCGGCCATGTCCGCGCAGGCCTCGGCCCCGGCCGAACCGGCCGACGACACCGAGCCGCTCGTCGTCGAGCGGATCACGCCGGACGCCCTCGACGAGGACGCCACCCTCCGCGTCTCGGGCGAGGTGGTCAACACCACGTCGGACAGCCTGCACGACGTCACCGTCCGCATGCGCTACTCGAGCCACCCGTTCGCGGACCGCGAGGCCATGGACGCGTTCGGCCCCGACGGCGACTGGCGGCCCGACGCGCCCGGTCCCGACGACGAGATCACCGCGGAGCTGCCGCCCGGCACCAGCCAGACCTACACGCTGAGCGTGCCGGCGGAGGACCTGAACCTGGGCTCGTACGGTGTCTACCCGCTGGTGATCGAGGCGGTCGACGGCGACGGCACCGTGATCGGCACCCAGTACACCTTCCTCCCCTACGTCGGCGACGGGGAGGACGTCCCCTCCGTCGACATCGCCTGGGTGTGGCCGCTGATGGCCCCGCCCCAGCGGGCGGACGACGACACCTTCCTCGGCGACGGGCTGGCGGCGACCGTCACCGAGAACGGCCGGCTGGGCCGGCTGCTGGCGGCCGGCGCCCAGGCCCCCCTGTCCTTCGAGCCGGGCGACGAGGACCTCGTCGAGCTGCTCGGCCTGGACCCCGACACCCCGACCCCGGAGACCCCGCCGGAGGCGACCGCCGAGGAGACCGCCGAGACCGTGCCCGAGGCCTCCGCCTCGGAGGAGGACGAGGCCGGAACGGGCGAGAACGAGGAGGAGCCGGAGGAGGCCGAGGCCGAGGAGCCGGCCCCGACCCGCACCGAGGGGGTCCCCGTCACCTGGGCCGTCGACCCCGGCACCCTCGACGACATCCTGCGCCTGGCCGCCGAGGAGCACGAGGTCGTCACCGACCCGCTGGCGGTGCCCGCCGAGTCCGGGCCCGCGCGGGAGACCGCCCAGGCGAACGTGGCCGCGCAGGTGTGGCTGCGCGAGGCCCGCGCGGCGCTGGCCCTGGACACCGTGGTGGCCACCCCCTACGCCTCCCCCGACCTGGCCGCCCTGCTCCGCAACGAGATGGACGGCGACGCCGAGGCGTCGGTCGGGATCGGCCGCGAGGCGGTGGAGACGGCGCTGGGGCTGTCCGCGGACGAGCGCTTCGCCCTGCCCGCCGGAGGCCTGATGGACGGCGCCGTGCGCGAGCTGCTCGCCGGGCAGGGCGCCACCCGCTTCCTCCTGTCGGAGGACGCGATGCCCCCGCAGAGCTGGCTCCAGACGACCCCCACCGCCCAGGCGCCGCTGTCCGGGGGCGGGGACTCCGACGAGGAGCCGTTCGCCCTGGTGGCCGACGAGGGCATCACCGACGTGCTGTCCATGCCCACCGACACCCCGGGCGGCACCGCCCTGGCGCTCCAGCGGTTCGCCGCCGAGACCGCGATGATCGCGGGCGAGAACGCCGGGGGCGACCGCGTCGTGGTCGCCTCCCCCGAGCCCGGCTGGGACCCGTCCCGCGAGTTCGCCGACGGCGTGCTGGCCGCCAGCGACGACCTGCCCTGGCTGTCCCCGGAGCGTCTGGAGGACGTCGAGCTGCCCGCCTCCGGCGAGCGGGAGGACACCCGCGCCCCGCTCGACTACCCGGACTCCGCCGCCGAGGCCGAGCTCGGCTCCACCTACCTCGGCCTGGTCGAGGACGTCAGCCGGGACGTGCGGATGTTCAACAGCGTCCTGGTGGAGGACTCCGATCCGTTCCGCCCGGCCCTGATCCGCCTGGAGTCCGTGTACTGGCGCGAGGAGGAGGCCCTGGCGGGCGCCACACGCGGGCTGGTCATGGACGAGGTCGACGACGGCCTATCCGCGGTGCGCATCATCCCCGGCGAGGACGTCACGCTGGCCAGCCGGACCGGGATCACCGGCATCCTCGTCGCCAACGACCTGGAGGACGAGGCCGTCTACGTGCACCTCTCGGTGTACTCCGAGAACGCCGAGCGGTTGAGCATCGGCGAGTACAACACCCACTTCGAGATCGACCCCGGCGCCAAGACGACGGTGTACGTACCGCTGTCGGCCCGGATCAACGGGCGCACGGTGGTGCACGCGAGCCTGCACAACTCCGCCGGCGAGCCGATCAACAGCCAGGACGTCCAGCTGCCGGTGAACGCCACCGGCCTGGGGACCCAGGCGCTGCTGATCAGCGGTGTGGGCGCCCTGATCCTCGTCGCCGCGCTGGCCCCGCGCGCCCTGCGCAAGTGGGTGGCCCGCCGGAGCCGGGCCGCCGCGGAGGAGGAGGACGCGGGCGGCCCCGCGGACGCCGAGGACACGGAGGACACCGGGCGGTCCGAGGGGACCGGCGGGTCCGAAGGGCCCGAGGGCCCCGAGGCACCCCAGGGATCCGAGGCACCCGCCGGGCCGGGGGACGCCGGAACCGACGGTCCCGGGGCGCCCTCTCAGAACGACGGGGAGCCCGACGACACCACGACGGCCGCCGGGGACGCACCGTCCCCGCGCGGCGAAGGGGCGTGA